In the Populus trichocarpa isolate Nisqually-1 chromosome 1, P.trichocarpa_v4.1, whole genome shotgun sequence genome, atttTACAGCAAAtctatctaaatataaataattaattgattcacATGTCTTCTAAATAACTTGGGGTTTTAGctatttttcttctcaacaaTATACAATTTAGCTTGGATTTTGAAGAAGAATCTATACAAAGAGCCGCAAGAGTGTAAAATCATCAGGTAAGAATTTACAAGCCAtgacttttcattttgaatttaatatttcacATTCATTACAATAGATTGTTAGTGGAGTAAACAGTACACTGTACCCTAGAAATGGATGCATGCTAACACACTAGTAGTCTAGTACTAATAATTTACTGGTTATTTCAAAGTTAAGTTCTTCAAATCTCCCAGTAGTTTGCATCGCTAGTTAATCCTTGTATATTCTGCATTTTATGAATATTCTATTGTGGCATTAGTATCTTTTCATCTTGCACCTGACTTCCCTAATCCCTTTTACTTGAataagttataaattataatggaaaatcaaggaaacaagagaggaaaaactatgttttcattctttaaaccaAACGAACAAACATCAACCAGTAAAGGACATTCTCTTTCCAATGTTGATGTGTCAAATCGTAGTGAACAACCCCCTTTCAAATCTCAAagagttgaaattgatgttaatacTCTTGAACGAGATCCTGGGTTACGAATTCCAATGTGGAGACATCCTattaatcaacaagatgaaattagaagagctTATATCAAAATGGGTCCATATCAATCTAAGTTAGCAGAGTATCCAAGGACTGAATCAGGGAGACAGTATCGTCGATTTCAGTACACTTGGTTTGATCAATTTCCTTGGCTAGAGTAATCCCCATCAAAGGATGCAGTATTTTGCTTTCCATGctttatctttgaaaacaaagtgCCTCATCATCTCACATTCACCACCAAAGGCTTTAGAAGTTGGAAGAGGGTTAATGATGGGGTTAGATGTGCACTTTTAATGCATGTGGGAAGTCCCACATCACCACATAATAATGTTGTGAAATCTGCTGAAGATTTAATGAAAGTAAGTAGACATATTGATAAAGTGTTGAATGCACAAACTATTGAAAAAGTTCAGAAAAATCGGTTGAGACTTATGATAACAATTGAAAGTGTTTGATGGCTTAGCTTAGAAGCATGTGTATTTAGAGGTCATGATGAATCTTCGGCTTCTAATAATCGACGTAATTTTTTGGAGATGATAAGACTTATGGGGAGACTGAATGTTGACATTGATGATGTTGTATTAGAAAAAGCTCCGACAAATGCAAAGTATACCTCGCCGACTATTCAAAAAGAGATTTTGCATATTCTTGCGAACAAAGTAAGGAAAAAGATTTGTGAAGAAGTTAGAGATGCaaagttttgtattttggttGACGAAGCCAAAGATGcatcaaataaagaacaaatggctattgttttgagatttgttgACATTCAGGGTTTTATACGAGAgcgtttttttagtattgtacATGTTTCAGATACTACTTcttcaacaattaaaaaagaaatttgtgatGTGCTCGCTCGATATAACTTGCATATTTTCAATATGCGAGGTCAAGGGTATGATGGTGCTAGCAATATGCGTGGCGCATGGAATGGACTACAAGCTCTATTTCTCAGAGATTGTcttatgcatattatgtacattgcTTTGCTCACCGACTACAACTGGCATTAGTTGCAGCAGTTGGAAATGAgatttctatttggttatttttctcaaaatttacAACCATTATCAACCTTATTTGTGCTTCTCCCAAACGTCATACCGAGTTACATTATGCTCAGGCTATAGAAATTGCACATATGGTAGCTACTGGAGAACGTGAGACTGGTAGAGGGGCTAATCAAATTAGTAATTTACATCGAAGTGGAACTACTCGTTGAAGCTCTCATTTTGATTCTATTTGCAGCTTAATAGATATGTATGGTGCAACTATTACTGTGCTTGAAAGTATGGTTCAAGAAGGATCTTCTAATTCTATACGTGGAGAAGCTGGTGGTTGTTTGATTGTGatgaaatcttttgaatttatattcatcttatATTTGATGCATAAAATAATGGGGATTACTGATTTACTTTGTCGAGCTTTGCAGCAAAAATCTCTTGACATCTTAAATGCAATGGATCTTGTATCAACTACTAAAGCATTGCTTCAAACTTTGAGAGACGCCATATTTGATCTTCTCCTTGCAAATGTGCAATTTGTTTGCACAAAATATAAGATTGACATACCACATATGAATGCTTTGTATAAAAAGGCTACAGGTCGTTCATGTCAACAACAAGGTTCAGTGACAGTTTACCAGCATtatcattatgatatatttaactcAACAATAGATTTTCAGTTGGAAGAATTAAATTCTAGATTCAGTGATGGGACAGTGGAACTCCTTGTACTTAGCTCTGCTTTAGAACCTAAAGacaactttaaatcatttaaagttgATGCTATTTACAAGCTTGCTGAGAAATTTTATCCTGAAGATTTCAATGAACAAGAGATGTATTATTTGAGATCTCAGCTAGAGCATTATCAGATTGATGTGATTCATCATGAGAGCTTTCAGAATATGTCTACCATTTCTGAATTATGTCGAGGATTAGCTGAAACAAATAAGTCGTAGcactatcatttgattgacaGGTTGATTCGTCTTGTTTTGACTTTGCCTGTTTCCACTGCCACTACAGAGCGGACATTTTTAGCTatgaaacatgttaaaactgtGCTTCGCAATAAAATAGAAGAGGAGTTCTTAGCAGATTCTATGATGATTTACATTGAACGAGAGCTTGTTGAAGATATTGATTCGGATTCGATCATAGATGAATTCTATTCTACAAAACATCGAAGGGTGCAGCTTTgatagtataatttatttttatttttattttgaattttatgtactttaaattttattttttatatattttatgttatgtatttgaattaaaactttattgttaacttgacaaatttatatatctgaGTGAatgattgatcttaaaaaataatttatgtgtatTTATATCATAGCTCAGGATAGGAAAAATTCCTCGCTCCGCCCCTGCCTATTaggatttatatatattttgaaaagcaggATTTCATTAAAGCTCCCAACAAGGAGAAAAAGGATATGAACAAAAAGTATTGCAGCAGCAGGGGAGGCAACACAGAAGCACACTATAAAAAAGAGCTA is a window encoding:
- the LOC112327991 gene encoding uncharacterized protein LOC112327991, producing the protein MGRLNVDIDDVVLEKAPTNAKYTSPTIQKEILHILANKVRKKICEEVRDAKFCILVDEAKDASNKEQMAIVLRFVDIQGFIRERFFSIVHVSDTTSSTIKKEICDVLARYNLHIFNMRGQGYDGASNMRGAWNGLQALFLRDCLMHIMYIALLTDYNCLIDMYGATITVLESMVQEGSSNSIRGEAGGCLIQKSLDILNAMDLVSTTKALLQTLRDAIFDLLLANVQFVCTKYKIDIPHMNALYKKATGRSCQQQGSVTVYQHYHYDIFNSTIDFQLEELNSRFSDGTVELLVLSSALEPKDNFKSFKVDAIYKLAEKFYPEDFNEQEMLIRLVLTLPVSTATTERTFLAMKHVKTVLRNKIEEEFLADSMMIYIERELVEDIDSDSIIDEFYSTKHRRVQL